The stretch of DNA GCGCGCGGTGTCGATGGTTTGATTTCAGCATTAGGTCTTGGACCTGAGGGATTTTACGCGGCTTTTATGGAAGAGGCGCCAGGTGCTCTTGTGAGCTTTGAGCTGGCACCGGAATTACCATCGTCACCTATCGAGGAACCTGCCTTACCGCGACGTGTGACCCACTAAGGCGCGCTTTTAACGTCTTGAATTACAGACGAAGTCAAAAAGTGCTTGAGCCGTTGCCTCTGGTCGCTCGCGCGGGAAGAGATGGCCCACACCGTCCCACTTAATCAATGAAGCACCGCTAATCGCCGCGGCTATAAGGTCAGAATTTTGGTGACTGATAATTTGATCATCAGTGCCGGACAAAATAAGAGTTGGAGCTTTGATTTTGCCAATCTCGCTTCGTAAATTGAACGAGGCTATGGCCACTAACTGCTCCAGGAATACGGCGGTCCCCGCTGACGATGATTTCATGGTAGCGAGGAGGCGTGGCAGGTGGCTCGGGTCGGCCTTAAGATAGTTATCAGACACAAGGGCGCGGGCCGCCAGATCTGGCTTAAGGTAAAACAGAGCCCCCAGCAGCACCTTGAGTTTAGGGCGCACTAAATGCCCGGCGCAGGCTGTTGCGCCCAAGATGAGGTGATCGACAAAGTCCTGAAAATAGACCGCCATATGCTGAGCGACCATCCCGCCCATTGAGACACCGAATACATGAGCCTGCTTTAAACCGAGATAGTGGATCAGGAGTCTAGCATCGTCTGCGAAGGCGGTAATTGAGTGAGGCCTCGGACCGACGCTGCCGCCAACGCCTCTGTGATCATAGGTGATCACGCGAAAATGCTCCGCTAAGGCAGCGATAAACCGCGCGCTCCACATAGTTTGAGTCGCATTGATCCCGGTGATGCAAAGCAACGGGGTGCCGCTGCCGTGCTCGGTGTAGCTAATGGTGACATCACTCGACAATTGGGCCTGTTTTGGCCTTTTCTCCATAGCCTAGGCACCTCTCGTTATCCAAGGTAAAATCTAAGTATGCCCATGAACTTAAGGCAAAAATTACAAGCTGCATTGACGATATGCATGCTAACCGCTGCAACGATCGCCGTTTATTGGCCGTGTCTTGAGGGCCCGTTCTTTTTCGATGATGAACACTTTATCCAAAAAAATAGCCTAGTCCAGGATCTCGCAAACTGGCCTAAACTTTATACCTCGACCGTCACTCAAGGCGCAAACATCAAGGGGAACTTCTACCGACCAAATCAGCAAATGGTTTATGCCTTGCTCTACGCGCGCTTTGGCCAATCTACAACATTGCCATATCATCTGGTGCCGTTGCTTCTGCATCTTGGCTCAGGGATGATGCTCTTAATGTGGTTGCGCCGTCTGGGTCTAAGTTTAGTTGGGGCAGGTCTTGGTGCGGGGGTATTTCTTTTGCACCCAGTTCAGACGGAAGCGGTTTGTTACATTTCCGGACTGTCTGATCCCTTGGCTACATTCTTTATCATGACGGCAATCTTACTCATGACACCCATAGATTTGGGAGATAAGCGATCGTCGACTCGTCCTTGGGCAGTTGGAGCAAAAGTGATCGCCTTGATGCTAGTCGTATCGCTAGCCATGCTCAGCAAAGAAAGTGGCGTGGTTTTGGCTCCGATCTTGCTGTTCCTGATCCTTTATTTTTGTCTAATTGAGAAGCGTCGACCAAGAGCCGATGAATTAGCGGCACTTGCTGTCGTTGGTGTGCTTGCTGCCGCCAGTGTCGTCGCTAAATTCACCCTCTTTAAGTTTGGTGATGCAATAGGGTTAACGGACGCTGCCAATCCTTATACGCAGAGTTTGGTACTTAGGTTAACGACGTTTGTGAGTGTGATCTGGGATTATATGACACTACTGATTTGGCCGCGGCATCTATTCTATGAAAAACCTTATACGGCATACGCTGGACTCCTGCATGCACGCGGGCTTTTTGGACTAGGCTTGATCATAGTGGGTGCAGTCGCTAGTCTATTGGCGCGCCGCCGCCCACTGGTGGCTCTGGGCGTCACTTTTGTGGCCTCAGCCATGTTGCCGTTTAGCGGTATTGTCCCGCTCAATGCCATGTTTCTTGAACATTGGTTATATACGGCAATGATCGGTATATCCTTGTTGATCGGACTTGCGGCAGATTGGGCGTGGCGACGTCGGCAAGTCCTGAGCATAGGTATTACTGCGGGTGCTATGGGCTTAGGGCTATTGTCGTTGGCAAGCGCCCGAACCTGGGCCCGTACCGCTGAATGGGCTGATGTTGAGGCCTTCTATCTCAATGAAATCGCCCATGCTCATAATCCGGGGCGGATCTACAATAACCTGGGTATGTATTACGCTGATCAAGGTGATCCTGGTAGGGCCATCAAGTACTACGAACTCGCTGCTCAGAGTGATACAGGTAAGATGTTTGCGCAACCCCACCACAATCTGGCAATGGCCTATTTCCATGCGGGGCAGAATGAGCAAGCGCTCCGAGCTCTACATCAAGCGTTAAAGGTTGATCCACAGTTTATCTTTAGCCTGCGGGTCCTACATAGCTACTTTAAACAGAAAGGCGACGATATGCGTGCTAGCACTGTCGGCACGGCCCTGAAGTCTGTTGAAACTAGCACTGCCTATGATTTTGCCCAACTCGAGCGAGATGTATTCTAAATGAGTGCTCGTGCGCTCGTGATTATTGAGAGCACTTTTGTACCCGTCCCACTAGACATTTGAGACCAGGCGCACACATCCCACGGTTACTTGCAGCAAAAAATTTACTGGCATAAACAGCTTCGTCGTCGCAGGTAGCTCCCGCCTCGAGGGGTAGATTACAACTCCCGTTTTGACTGGCCTGAGCTCCTAGGCATACGTATGGCATCACACAGTCATTTGAAGACTCGCATGTTTCGGATTTTTTCCGTGAACCAAGTAACACTTGCGTACATGTCTGTGACGATTTGTTGGTCTTCTGCGCATCGAGGCATTGCATGGCCTGAACGCGATCAAAGCGAAAGCGACCTTGACTCACTCCAGAGTTGATCAATTCGATACACTGAGCTGTCGCCGATGCTAGGTTTTTTTGGCTGCCGTAGCTCTCAAATTGTTGACAGAAACTTTTGATCGATAAAGTTAGATCCTTGGCAATAGGCGGATCTTGAGCGGCCCATGCAAGCTCAACCTGAGTAATGAAGGTACCGGCTATCAAAAGAACATTTGCAATCTGCTTCAATGTATCCCTCTCACTAAGCGTCACCTTAAGAGCAAACTTCCGGCCCCTTTCCAGGTACAGGATCTGGCAGTGGGAAGGCTAAAATATCCTGGGACGTGCAATTAATAGCATTCGGATTTTTACAGCAGCACATCAGGCGCTTCACGTGAGGGCCATAGGCATCGTTCCATAATTTACCCAGCTCACTGTCGCTCTTGCCCTTCCAGCTCTCAGGAGCCGGTGGCATCCAAACTCTATGGAAGAAGTCTTTAGACGTGGTAGACGGTACGTTGGGAGGGATTGCTGCTCCAATGGAGTAGCCCAAATCGGCGTTACAAGTGGCTAGGTTTCCAATGCGGTGGCAGGTCGTACAGATTTGTGGCTCAGTCTTGCCGTTGACAGTAACTGGAGTCGTAGAGATAGCCTTTACCGGGTACTTGTCTTTCCATTTGGCGATGGATTTACCCACCAGAATCATCGGCACTTTCACTGGATTTGCCGGTATGGTCATGACCGTCTCGACCCAGGGAGTTCCCTTCAGTGCTCCGGTATCATGACACAGGATGCAGGCATCGTTGTCAGCCAAATGCTCTGGCGATCGCCATGTCCCTCGGGCGTTGCGCTTCCAGACCTGACTCACAATAGTTCCCGTCGATAATTCGGTAGGTGGTTTAGGATCGGGCAGCTCATGAAAATCGGGGATATGATCGTCGTCTGGGGACGGTATATAACCACCGTACACAGTGCCTACAAAGTCGAAGAAGCAGGTCTTGCCAGTCTTTGAATTGGTCCAGATCATGCCTAAACTATCAAAGGCATAAAGACTATTGAAAGAGTCGGCTCCAGGAGATGCCTTAAATTCAGCTAGTCTGGCAGCTTTATCGCGGTGATTGGTAAACTTTTGATCGCGGCAAATCAGATAGGCTTCGACGTTGGGGGCCAGCGTGCGATGAGTCACAAACCCGTAATTGGAGCAAGGCTCTGCGCCTAACCAAGAAGGCGTGTCGCAGGCAATTTTATGTTGCGTTAATAACCTATAGTTATCTGCATCGAGAGGTAATCCTTGAATCGTCGTTGGGACCTCTTTGCCGTCGAGGCAATTCCAGTGCGGTAATGTAGGTAAATGTTCGATGCCAAGTTCGCGTTTGCAAAGCTTGGCATACTCAATGACGTCATTATCAGGAGTCAACTTGCCCGGTGTCGTTGTTACCGTAGACGGCGCCGCGGGAGGCGAGGGTGTCGCGTTTGGTGTCGTCGTCGGCGCTTGCGACGGTGTTGCTGGGGTGGGACTAAGATGGCGTGAGTTACGTAAAACGCAGGCGCTAGCACCGCATGTCAGTGCCAAAACCACCGGCAAACAGATAGATGCGGATTTGGCCATCAAGATACCTTCTTTTCAATAATGACAGCTGGACGATTCCTGGTGCCTTGGTCGCCTTGTCCTGTGGCACCGCTATCGAGGTAAGCTTTGGTTTGAAATACGGTCTGGACAATCTCAGCCGTAGAGCGCCAAATCCCGTCGATATCGTTCGCTGCATCGGGGTGAAACCCCTCGTGCGCAGCACGGTTACGGAAGTCTTGAAAAACGTGCAATGACTTACAGAATTGGAACATCGTTAGGTCATCCTTGAATCCAAGTCCGAACATACCATTCAAACTATAAGGGCACTGTGTGCGCGAGAAGCACAGGAAGAAGAGGGCAAAAGCCTTAAGACCATCGAGCGTAAAGCGCTTGCCTGGACGGAACTGACAAATCGCGCGGAGCATCTTGCGTAGTTTAAAGTTACTGAAGAACGGAATCTCACGGACTATGGGAAGGGTCTCGATAAAGTGCTCGAAGTCATCCATGGCCTTTGGGATTGGTCGAGCGTAACCGATAATATCGAGGCGCCTTTGCAGAACCCCAGTATGCATGAGTCGCGAGCATGGTTCCTCATATGTTTCGCGGAATAGTAACTCAAGCGACTTGTATTGCATATCGATGACTGGGCTGAGATCGATGGAAGACGGTGCGCTGTTTGCCGTCGTTTGTATGTGAAAGAATAGGGCCGTCCGCAGCGCTCTTTTCACCTCGCTCGATAATTCGCGATAATTTGGAATCTTACCGCCGAGCTCTTGATCCAATCGTGTGTCACTGATCTCAACTGTTGAACCTGTTTCCCTTGGCTCGCGCACAGGGCGATTGTTCGCCGAAATCTGCAGAAGCCCGGTGAGCATGTCCCGCACCTCAAGGATCAGCGGATCTGATTTCTCAGTGACATTGAGATCGTTAAGTGCAGCGAGTAATTCGTTTTGGAGATTAGTCAGGTCAAGATTTTTGAGCTGCGTGCAGATTTCGACCTGCAGGTTGGCACTGAAGTTTGGTCGGGTTAAGCAGGCGATGAGCTCTTGGGCCGCTCTGGGAGTGCCAATTTCTCCGAGAGACTGCACGACGGCGCGGAGGTAATTGCCGTCCTGAGATCGTACGAAGTCCATGAGCTTTAGCACCGCTTGATCTTGACCGTGGAATCTACCCAGAGTGTTGATGTAACAAATTTTAAATAACCCATCGACTTGCCGCGAGACAGAAGCCAGTTTATCGAGTTTTTGCTCGCTAGGCTTCTGCCAGGAATCGACTAATAGCGTAAAAAAGTCGTCACCTGAGGCAGGTGTCACTTGTTTCTGCTCGTAAGCATGAGCGAAAAAGCGCTTACGCTGTGCTAGCTGGAGCGGATCCTCTGCGGTTGCCGTCGCTTGGGCGGTCCCGTCCACAACGTAATCACGGAACTGGGTGCTCTCAATCGGCCACTCACCACTAAGGGTCTTGGCTTGCTCTCTCTTTACGGCAGCAAATGGGAGGTGACTCGAACGCGTAGAAGTTTCATCGGTAAGGTCCAGACGGATACGCAACGGGAGTGCCGTAAGGAGATCCGCTGGATTCTCGGATGTGGTCAGGCGCGTCCGCAAATTTTCCAAAAGTGTAGACGGCACGGGAGAGGGAACAAGTCCAATGATGTTCGCGAGGCAGACGGCAAAAGCCTTATGATCCTCTATCTTAGCTACGATGGTGACAAGTCGTTCGGCAGGAATTCCGGCGAAAACTTCCCATGACGTTCGAGGCTCAATGGTTTGACTCGCAGCAAGAGCGGCTGCAATGGCTTCGTCAGAGAGCTCATGGCGACGCCAAAGCGGCGGCCATGTCGGCAGGTCGAGAGCAACTTGCGAAGGCGACTTAGACTTAACATTTTTGGTTGCTACTTTGGCCTGGGAGCCAGATTGGATAATGACTCTCAGTACATCACGCCAAGGTTCTGAGAAATCAGGTATACCGACAAATGTCTGCAAATCCAACGGGTGGAACATGGCGAGGTAGCCCAGTGCTGACACCATGGACTTGTCGTCGGGATGAAGAATACCGACACCCTGCTGCAGACTACGATTGGCTAAGGCGCGCAAACGCTCCGCATCCACGCGCCACTGACACGCGCGTTGGAGTAGTAGACCGTGAAGTGCTGTTGACATTTCCTCGATGCCGTCGGCACCTGCTGCAACACGCAGTAGCTGAGCCCCACCGGTGTGCTGAGCTAGGTCGACTATGGTGTAAAATAGGCGCTGCGAGACTAGCGGTGACTTGATCACCTGAAGCATGCGGAACCACAGTAAATTATCTGTCTTTTCTGCCCAAAGTCGGAGGGCTGAAACGGCGAGTTCCTGTGGAGCATGAGCGATTTGATTGATGAGGAAGTGCTCAAGTGCAAGACCGTCCCGACTTCCTGTGCGCGACAAGATTGCTAGTTTCTCTTCGTTAAGCAGATCGAGGCTAAGCAGATCTTCCGCCACCGAGATTGGAACATACTGATTAGCGTCCTGCATGGCCTTTAATGTCGCTAGACGCTCAGAGGTGCTGCGGTTTTGTAGATAATGGGTGTAATTTACGGAGGACTGAGGGTTAGTCAAAGCCGGACCTCGTCAACTGGGTTTAGTTATGCGTCAGGGGATAGATGAAGTTGCAGTGGTACCCATATTATAGCAGCATGATTTCGGGGTGCCAAAGTTCAGAAGGAGCAGTATCGTGCTTGGTCGACTGACAAGGATGCTTGGAAATTATATTATGCTAGTGGCTTTAGCTGCGCTACCAAGGCTAGGACTGGCAAAGGTGGCATCTGAGAAGTTGTCAGAACCTACTCCTGAGTCTTCTCTTGAGACCGCAATAAAAGAGATCTCAGGCATCGCTGTAGTGGACGACAAAATCGTCTTACTCCCCGAAGGTAAGGCCATGTTTTTAAGTCTTAATTGGCAAAAAAATGGCAAAAATCGAGAGGGCGTTTTTGGCCCCATCGAACATCAGGTGCGTCGTCCTCTTCCGGCCGGGATCGGTGAATCGGATTTAGTAGGTGCCGATTTGGTTGGTACGCGGTGGCTCATTCTCGATGGCACTGAATTTAGCATAAGGGAGGTGGCTACGGCTGATTCTAGCGAGGTTACGAAGAGGACCGTGGCATGGGATCTCATTAAACCACCAGCTGATCGCGGTGGTGAGCCAACGCGTGTCGAGACTGCAGCACTCCGCGCGCAGTTTCGTAAAAATTGGATGCGCAGCCCGGGCCGAAAAATCACTGGCTGGGCAAAGCGGGAAGGGAGTGGCAAAAAAAACGACGGTTCGACTTACCTCCTGGCAACCAAGATACCTGGGTATCCGGTGTTGGAGATGCGTTGCGGCGCAGGTGATGAGTCTTCAAGTTGTATTTTGACGCGCCGATGCTTTGTTGAGGGGGCTGACGATCTTAAACCCGCGGCAATGGCTGGTATAGGCTACAGCACCAAAACTAAGTTGGTCTATTTAGGTGATTCTGCACAACGTAAGATACATGTACTGCGCTATGACTCTTGTTTTCACATAGTCAAAGTCGGGGAACTAAAGTTATCTGATAAGTTGAAGCAGCTCAGCAACGTCTATGTCGATGCGGGTGACCGCCTTTGGCTTACGACACGTGCGCCCGACGATTATCTGAATGGATCGGTATATTACTGGCAACTTAAGCCTTAATTTGTGGTATACCGTGGGCAATTGGCTGGGATTTAGGGTTGTATTTCCATGATTTCATTGCGATTTGAAGCAGGGACGCTAGTGGCGATGCCGTCGCATCAGAAGGCGGATCCCCCCTGGTCGGGTATGACCTGGGATCAGCGCACATCTCAGTGGCGTGCACCAGCGCGGTGTTATCGTCAGTTGCTAATAGACGCCAAAGCCAACGGTCAGCAGTGGCAAGATGAGGCGCGAGATTATCAAACCTTAGACTTGGCGCTCGCCGAACCGATTGTTCCAAGGTCGCATCAAACCGAAGCATTGCGTGCCTGGAGGGACAGCGGGAAGTCTGGTTGCGTAGCTCTCCCCACTGGCGCCGGCAAGACTATCACGGCAGTCCTTGCCATTGTTATGACCGGTCGCTCAACTTTAGTTGTGGTGCCGACTATCGATCTCATGCAGCAGTGGGAGCGGGTCCTCAGTAAATTTCTAAGGGTCCATGCCACACCGTGTAAGATCGGTATACTGGGAGGCGGTGTCCACGATCCGCAGCCCATCACAGTCGCTACTTATGACTCAGCTTTGCTCCATATCGAGAGACTTGGCGCTAAGTATGGCTTACTGATATTCGATGAGTGTCATCATCTACCGGCTCCGCAGTATCAAACTATAGCGCTCGCATCGATTGCACCTTTTCGGCTTGGACTCTCGGCAACCATGGAGCGCGCTGATGGGCGCGAGAGTGTAGTTTACGAGCTGGTGGGACCGTTAGTTTATGAAGCCAAGATACAGGAGATGGTGTCTAAGGTTCTCGCTCCATACGATGTTTTCAATATTCAGGTCCCGATGAGTGACCAGGAGCGCCAAGCCTACGAAATGGCGCGTGCCACTTATACAAGTTTTCTCAAGCGTTCTGGGATTAGGTTCAATCAGGGCGCCGATTGGATGCAATTCGTCCGTATGGCAGCGCGTTCTGCTGATGGGCGACAGGCTATGCGCGCCTATCGTGAACAAAAGCGACTCGCACAGGCGGCATCCGGTAAGTTGGCAGCGACGTGGGATATACTTGGTCGCCACAAAGGTGAGCAAGTCATCATTTTTACCGATGACAATGCTATGGCTTACCGTATCGGGCGGGAATTTTTTGTTCCTGTCTTGACGCACCAAACTCGTCCCAAGGAGCGCAAGGCCTTTCTCGATGGTTTCCGTAGTGGTGCGATCACTATTTTGGCGACGTCTCGGGTATTAAATGAAGGCGTCGATGTTCCGGAGGCCAGTATCGGTGTAGTCCTGTCTGGAACAGGCACCGTGCGCGAGCACGTGCAACGCTTAGGACGCATCCTCCGCGCGCGCCCAGGTAAGCGCGCCGTGCTTTATGAAGTTATTGCTCAAGGTACGAGCGAATATTTTGTCAACCAACGTCGCAGGCAGCACGATGCTTACCAAGGATCTACTCCGCTATCGTAATCGTAAAGATCGCGTTTATCCCACTCTGGTAGATCCACAAGATGCCGGACTGCTTCGGGTCGCAGAAGGGATGATCGCGATCTTTCAACGTCATGTTGGTCGACGCCTAAGTGAACTCGACGAAGAGCTTAACTGCAGCGAGTTGGGGCAGCATCCGCATGCAGCTGGCTTGCGCAAATTACTGTTGGATCGCTCGAGCGAAGTCGAGGATGACGGTGCTGTAGCTTTGAGGCGTGAGCAGCTACTCGCCCAAGCACAAAAATTACGGGAAGAGGTTTCGTTTGCCTCGCTATTAGAGTTTCAGGAGGCCTTTGCCAAGGCGCAAGGATCCACAATTTCGCTGCTGCAAGAGCAGCTTTATGCAGATTTGCCGGATTTTAGGGTTCTAGAGGAATTTGAGACCATTGCGGCCACCGCGCTACTTCACAAATATAATTGCGCACAGATCCAAGGTCTGCTGATGATGGCAGAGGATGTTGAGATTCAAATCAAAAATCCTAGCCTTGAGGAGCGACGCAGTTTTTTTCGCAGTTTGAAGTTTCAACGTCTAATGACTGAGATCATTGTTGGCGAAGATGCGCGAGACATTCGTTGCAAGCTCAGTGGGCCTCTTCGGATTTTTCAGAATGCACAGAGCTATG from Deltaproteobacteria bacterium encodes:
- a CDS encoding alpha/beta hydrolase; translated protein: MEKRPKQAQLSSDVTISYTEHGSGTPLLCITGINATQTMWSARFIAALAEHFRVITYDHRGVGGSVGPRPHSITAFADDARLLIHYLGLKQAHVFGVSMGGMVAQHMAVYFQDFVDHLILGATACAGHLVRPKLKVLLGALFYLKPDLAARALVSDNYLKADPSHLPRLLATMKSSSAGTAVFLEQLVAIASFNLRSEIGKIKAPTLILSGTDDQIISHQNSDLIAAAISGASLIKWDGVGHLFPRERPEATAQALFDFVCNSRR
- a CDS encoding tetratricopeptide repeat protein → MPMNLRQKLQAALTICMLTAATIAVYWPCLEGPFFFDDEHFIQKNSLVQDLANWPKLYTSTVTQGANIKGNFYRPNQQMVYALLYARFGQSTTLPYHLVPLLLHLGSGMMLLMWLRRLGLSLVGAGLGAGVFLLHPVQTEAVCYISGLSDPLATFFIMTAILLMTPIDLGDKRSSTRPWAVGAKVIALMLVVSLAMLSKESGVVLAPILLFLILYFCLIEKRRPRADELAALAVVGVLAAASVVAKFTLFKFGDAIGLTDAANPYTQSLVLRLTTFVSVIWDYMTLLIWPRHLFYEKPYTAYAGLLHARGLFGLGLIIVGAVASLLARRRPLVALGVTFVASAMLPFSGIVPLNAMFLEHWLYTAMIGISLLIGLAADWAWRRRQVLSIGITAGAMGLGLLSLASARTWARTAEWADVEAFYLNEIAHAHNPGRIYNNLGMYYADQGDPGRAIKYYELAAQSDTGKMFAQPHHNLAMAYFHAGQNEQALRALHQALKVDPQFIFSLRVLHSYFKQKGDDMRASTVGTALKSVETSTAYDFAQLERDVF
- a CDS encoding DEAD/DEAH box helicase, which gives rise to MISLRFEAGTLVAMPSHQKADPPWSGMTWDQRTSQWRAPARCYRQLLIDAKANGQQWQDEARDYQTLDLALAEPIVPRSHQTEALRAWRDSGKSGCVALPTGAGKTITAVLAIVMTGRSTLVVVPTIDLMQQWERVLSKFLRVHATPCKIGILGGGVHDPQPITVATYDSALLHIERLGAKYGLLIFDECHHLPAPQYQTIALASIAPFRLGLSATMERADGRESVVYELVGPLVYEAKIQEMVSKVLAPYDVFNIQVPMSDQERQAYEMARATYTSFLKRSGIRFNQGADWMQFVRMAARSADGRQAMRAYREQKRLAQAASGKLAATWDILGRHKGEQVIIFTDDNAMAYRIGREFFVPVLTHQTRPKERKAFLDGFRSGAITILATSRVLNEGVDVPEASIGVVLSGTGTVREHVQRLGRILRARPGKRAVLYEVIAQGTSEYFVNQRRRQHDAYQGSTPLS
- a CDS encoding DUF790 family protein yields the protein MKLLLKVRANILSTNVAGSTMLTKDLLRYRNRKDRVYPTLVDPQDAGLLRVAEGMIAIFQRHVGRRLSELDEELNCSELGQHPHAAGLRKLLLDRSSEVEDDGAVALRREQLLAQAQKLREEVSFASLLEFQEAFAKAQGSTISLLQEQLYADLPDFRVLEEFETIAATALLHKYNCAQIQGLLMMAEDVEIQIKNPSLEERRSFFRSLKFQRLMTEIIVGEDARDIRCKLSGPLRIFQNAQSYGLRLAQFFPYVLHLKKWSLVAGLKVKGKYFSLELDQKVGIESHYKKMSVFIPPEITSFIDSFNERGGTYKASVGIDHVPIGQQSYCFPDVTFVTAKGAKVHLEIFHRWHAGQLGARLNALDQIGLRGLLVGVAEEIAKSTEVSQQLASSTWFKDCGFTFKTVPTPKSVAAALARHDALT
- a CDS encoding HEAT repeat domain-containing protein, which produces MTNPQSSVNYTHYLQNRSTSERLATLKAMQDANQYVPISVAEDLLSLDLLNEEKLAILSRTGSRDGLALEHFLINQIAHAPQELAVSALRLWAEKTDNLLWFRMLQVIKSPLVSQRLFYTIVDLAQHTGGAQLLRVAAGADGIEEMSTALHGLLLQRACQWRVDAERLRALANRSLQQGVGILHPDDKSMVSALGYLAMFHPLDLQTFVGIPDFSEPWRDVLRVIIQSGSQAKVATKNVKSKSPSQVALDLPTWPPLWRRHELSDEAIAAALAASQTIEPRTSWEVFAGIPAERLVTIVAKIEDHKAFAVCLANIIGLVPSPVPSTLLENLRTRLTTSENPADLLTALPLRIRLDLTDETSTRSSHLPFAAVKREQAKTLSGEWPIESTQFRDYVVDGTAQATATAEDPLQLAQRKRFFAHAYEQKQVTPASGDDFFTLLVDSWQKPSEQKLDKLASVSRQVDGLFKICYINTLGRFHGQDQAVLKLMDFVRSQDGNYLRAVVQSLGEIGTPRAAQELIACLTRPNFSANLQVEICTQLKNLDLTNLQNELLAALNDLNVTEKSDPLILEVRDMLTGLLQISANNRPVREPRETGSTVEISDTRLDQELGGKIPNYRELSSEVKRALRTALFFHIQTTANSAPSSIDLSPVIDMQYKSLELLFRETYEEPCSRLMHTGVLQRRLDIIGYARPIPKAMDDFEHFIETLPIVREIPFFSNFKLRKMLRAICQFRPGKRFTLDGLKAFALFFLCFSRTQCPYSLNGMFGLGFKDDLTMFQFCKSLHVFQDFRNRAAHEGFHPDAANDIDGIWRSTAEIVQTVFQTKAYLDSGATGQGDQGTRNRPAVIIEKKVS